The Pseudomonadota bacterium DNA segment GTGGCCTTTCTTTTCGCTATGTTGAAAAAAAAGGCTGGCCCAAGGAGTTGTTTGAACGAGGCGTGCTTTTTGGGGACGATGATTTTTGTCTGGACAATATGCATATCAAAACCGTGTCCGATTGCGTTCTTGCAGACAGCATTACAACCACACAGGCAACAATCAGGCGTTGTGGCATCGAATTCTGTGATTTGTCAAGCCAGCAGAAGTCCGATCTGGAGTATTTTATCTGGGCGAATACCGCAGGCGAGATGGAAATAGATTTTGAAGCGAACTGATAATTGACGTTGTAAGCAGATCTCGTCCCGAATTTTTTGTTTCTTGATTATCCCCAAAGCAGACCAGAAGGCATGGGATTATATATTCTAACATCATGCCGCCGGAATTCAGTAGATTGTTATGCGACAACTCGGGCATCACAGAGAGTGCTGCCCTGATAACACTGAAGTATTTCGATTTTTCAATAATTAAGAAGTCGATTGGCGGGAAGGCAGAAGTTCGAGAATGAAGATGGTCATTTTGCTTTGTTTGCTGGTTCTCCTTGGTGGTATTGTTTTCGGATGCCAGCATAAAATGATCTATCACCCGCGAGGTTATCCGGGCGATGCCTCCATGGAAAGCATGGTCAGGCTTGAATATGATACCGACCAGGGAGCTCAGACATCATTTTATTATGCGGACGAGGCGCATCCGGACGTGCTTCCGGAAAAGGTCTGGATTATATTTGGTGGAAACGCCACTGTGGCCCTTGACTGGTATGGATTTGCCAAAGGCTTTTCCGCCAGGGAGTCCACGGGTTTTCTGCTCATGGAATATCCCGGCTATGGCCTCTGTGCCGGGAGGCCGTCATCAAAATCAATTCTTACGGCAACCAGACAGGCAGTTGCAAAACTTTCAGACTATCTGCAAACAGATCCTCGAACCCTTGAGGGGCGGATCTCGGTTGTCGGTCATTCCCTTGGTGCGGCAGCAGCACTTCAATATGCCGTGACAATTCCTGTAGAAAAAGTAGTGCTGATTTCTCCGTTCAGCAGCTTAAGGGACATGGCAGCTCTGGTCGTAGGAATTCCTTTAAATTATCTTTTATTTGAAAATTATGACAACCGGGCGCGGCTGAGAGAACTTTTCGACCATACGTCTTTTCCCGATGTCGTGATTATTCATGGCACTCAGGATGAAGTGATTCCGGTCCGCATGGGGCGAGAACTCTCAGGATTGAGCAGCCGGATTATATACAAACAGGTAGACAATTGCGGGCATAATAGTATTCTTAGCATTGCGGAAGAACGAATTTATGCGGCGATGCGATTTGCTGATCTTTAAACAGTACTAGAAGCGAAGAAAAAGCAGAGGGTTAATGAAAAACATTCCAGTCATAGGTATCCTTCGGGGTGTGGAGCAGGATTTTTTCAGAGAAATCATGGCCGCGTCTTTTGAAAACGGGCTTGAGGCAATTGAAATTACAATGAACACTCCTGGGGCCGGACGCATTGTTGCGGAATGCCGCGCCCTGGTGCCGCAAGGCAAACTTTTGGGAATGGGTACGATCCGCAGCCTGGATGAAGCAAAGGCGGCGGTTGATGCCGGTGCCATGTTTATGGTGACGCCGAATCTGGATACTGCGGTGATTGATTTTGCGGTTTTGCAAAAAATTCCTATTGTTGCAGGTGCCTTGACTCCCACCGAGGTTTATAATGCCTGGCGGGCCGGGGCTGATCTGATAAAGGTTTTTCCCTGTGGAGCTTTGGGTGGGGCCTCTTATATCAAGGATTTGCTCGGGCCGTTTGATGACCTGCCCCTTGCGGCAGTGGGTGGCGTGACCTTTGAAAACGTCGGTGATTTTTTCAGGGCCGGGGCAGTATCCGTCGGCGTGAGCACCGCCCTTTTCGGAAAACAGGCACTGCAGGGAAAAAATGCGGAAAATATCGGGAATAATGTCAAAAAGTTTATTGACCGTTGCCTCCAGATAAAAGATGGTTTATTATCAGCAACTTAATTTTTTACTCTATCCCGCAACACAGGTTCGCGGCGTCTGGCCACTTGTGTTTAAATACCTGTACTGGAGACAAAGAAGATGTATAGACCGGAGATAAAGGTTATTGATTGCACTGTCAGAGATGGCGGGTTGATGAATAAATGGCAGTTTGATAAAAAATTTGTTCGTCAGGTTTATGATGCGCTTGTTGAGGCAGGTGTCGACTATATGGAAATCGGCTATATAAGCTCGGAATCAGCTTTTTCACGAGATGAGGTCGGGCCCTGGCGTTTCTGTGCTGAAGAGGATATTCAGACTATTCTCAAAGGTGAAGAGAAGAAAATCAAGCTCTCAGTCATGGCTGATATCGGCAGGGTTGCTCACGATGATATTCCGCCACGGTCCGAAAGCTCCCTTGATATGATCCGCGTCGCCTGTTATGTCCACCAGATTGATGCCGCCATCGAACTGGCGCATCACTGTATGGATAAAGGCTACGAGGCGACGATCAACCTCATGGCGGTTTCCACCGTCGGGATCAGGGAACTTGAAGAAGGGTTGAGTGATCTTTCCAAAAGCCGGGTGTCGGTCATTTACCTGGTTGACAGTTTCGGGGCCTTTTACTCTGAAGACATCGATACCCTGGCCAGAAAATATATGGAAAGTCTGCCCGGCAAGACAATCGGCATCCATACCCACAACAATCAACAACTTGCATTTGCCAATACCATTTCAGCAATTATTTCCGGAATCAATTATCTGGATGCCACCCTGTACGGCATCGGTCGCGGCGCCGGGAACTGTCCCCTTGAGCTGCTCATCGCATTTTTGAAAAATCCGAAATTCAGGGTGCGGCCGCTTATCAAGGCCATTGAAGAGCAGATCCTTCCCTGGGAAAAGAAAATCAGCTGGGGCTATTATGTTCCGTATATGATTACCGGAACAATGAACCAGCATCCCCGAACCGCCATGGCGATCATGGAATCGGAGAATCGGGAGAATCTCGTTGAATACTACGATCAGATGACCAGCACCGCCACCTGATTGCGCGGTAAACAAATCAGCAATATCATGGGGTGTCCGGATTTCCGGCCACCCCTTTTTTTGTAATTTTTTCACTGGAGTCAGGGCAGAAAATTCGCTCATGTCTGTCCCTCTATCCATTTGATGCCACAATTTCTATTGCCTCTTTCGAGCAAATGGAGTTTGTTTTGTCGGGGTGCGGTGCTGTTGCCTTTTGGATGGTGAGAAGTCTGGGAAGCCGGAGAACCTGGGGAAGATGAAATTGCGATGAGTGATAATTTGCCGACATTACCGCAGGAAGCTATTCAGAACAGAATTTTCACAATACGCAACAGGCAGGTGATGGTAGATAGAGACCTGGCTGAATTATATGATGTTTCTACAAAAGTATTGAATCAGGCTGTTAAGCGTAATTTGCAGAGATTCCCGGATGCTTTCAGATTTCAATTAACTGAAAACGAAAAAACTGAACTGGTCACAAATTGTGACCGGTTCGAAAAACTTAAACATTCTTCAACCCCTCCCTGTGTTTTCTCCGAACAGGGAGTCGCTATGCTGTCAGCTGTATTACGCAGCGAAACAGCTGTCAATGTAAGTATACAGATAATGCAGGCATTTGTTGCAATGCGAAAATTTTTTGCACATGATGCAGCAATTTTTCAACGTCTTGAAAAAATTGAACGGAAGCAATTAGAAACCGATGAAAAGTTCGAGCAGGTTTTTAATGCTATAGAGAGTAAAGAAATTCAGCCTAAACAGGGAGTTTTCTTTGAGGGGCAGATATTTGACGCGTACAGATTCTTTTCCGATCTAATACGTACCGCTGGAAAATCAATTATTCTGATCGACAACTATATCGACGATACAGTTCTGACACTTTTCTCGAAACGGAAAAAAGATGTTCTTCTTACAATCATAACAAAAACAGTATCAAGACGACTGAAACTGGATATTAAAAAATTCAATGAACAATACCCGCCAGTTTCAGTAAAAGAATTCGGGTGTTCGCATGACCGTTTTTTGATTATTGATGATTCCATCATCTACCACGTCGGCGCTTCCCTGAAAGATTTGGGGAAAAAATGGTTCGCGTTTTCGAAGATGGAGATCGGGGCAGTGGACATGCTTGGTAAGCTGGAGAGTATGGTGAAGGTGGAAGAGTGAGAGAGGCGACACAGGCAGATAGATTCTCAAACCATTGAATACGAGGGTACAAAAAATCATGTCTGCTTGAACATGAACAGCGATCGCATTCCTCTCGGCACGGAGGGTCCTTGCTTTTCTTCTGCGGGCCGCTTCAATCGATTCGAGTTTTCGTTCAAGAGAACATCCCCCCCAAGAGATTATAGTCGGAGCAGGAAACAGGGTATGAAGTATATTTCTCAAGATAAAATCCCGGTGATCGATCTTTTTGCCGGGCCGGGTGGGCTGGCGGAAGGGTTTTCAGCCTTTCAGGCCAAAGGCAGGGATGTGTTCAATATATGCCTTTCCGTTGAAAAGGACCACTTCGCCCACCGCACCTTGGAACTGCGAAGCTTTTTCCGGCAGTTTTCGCAAGGACATTTCCGTGTACCGATCCGTGTAAGACTTGAAGAGTTGAGATAATGGCAAAGGCCGTTCTGACAACCAAGGTTGATCCCTCCTATGATGACCTGCCGGAGGAACGCTATCATTTTCCTCATACTTATTTACGGCAAATGGAGCAAGCAGTCGGCGACTGGATAATCTATTACGAGCCGCGACGCTCAACCGGCGACTTATCAAGCCACGGCGGGAGGCAGTCATACTTTGCCATTGCCCGCATCTTGCGGATTGAACAAGATTACCACCTTGCAAATCATTATTATGCCTTTATCTCGGATTACCTTGAATTTGACCATCCGGTTCCATTCAAAGCAGGGCAGCATTATTTTGAGAGCATTCTACAAAAGGACGACGGCAAAACCAATAAAGGAGCATTTGGCCGCGCCGTTCGATTAATTCCCGACAGAGAATATGACCTTATTCTCCAAGCAGGGTTTACAAAAGTCTTGGAAGCCACGGCATACGACTTTCAATTGCAGCCTGGACTTGCTTATTCACTTGGTGAAGAGCCTCCGCCCTACGAACGTTCTATTATTGAAAGTGTGGTTGCCAGGCCATTTCGCGATGCTGCTTTTGCCGTAACGGTCAAGGAAGTTTATCACGATACCTGCGCCATGACCGGCCTGAAGATCATTAACGGCGGCGGCCGCGCTGAAGTGCAGGCAGCCCATATTCAGCCGGTTTCAAAAAACGGACCCGATTCCATCAGGAACGGCATGGCCCTGTCTGGCACTGTTCACTGGATGTTTGATCGCGGACTTCTTTCGATTGATGATGATTTTTCCATTCTCATTGCCAAAGATCGTTTGCCGGATACCGCCCTGCGTCTGATAAATGAAAACCGGCGGCTGATTCTGCCGCAACGCACGGACATGAGACCGCATAAACATTATCTCAACTATCACCGGGAGAATATTTTTAAAGGGTGATTCGGAATGAAAAGGGAAAATGATCTATCTTGGATTTTGTAACGGTGGGCACTCATGCGAACCACAAATTTTGGCACATGATGTGAGAATGAATTGAATGACAAAAATTAAGACTGGTGGCAAGAAGACTATATTCCCTCTCGGTCCCCACCCACTTCCACCGCACCCTTGTGGCATTCATCTAACTGCCACGGATCAAAACACTGAGAACGATGTTCCGCATAGAGTGCTCCAAGATGAACATTTGCAACCTGCGGAGTTCTCTGCCGCAATGGCGCAATGGATCGTGAATCACCACCTTAGCCCCGAAGCCATCGAGCGAGATAGAATGCGTTGTGAAGCTTTGGCGAGACAGGGTCTTATCGACCCTGTCCAGCGCTTCCCTATTAACTTGAGCACACAGAAAGGAAACTGGGCAGAGATATTGCTCGCTGAATATGTTTCCGCATCATGTGCTGTTAATGTGCCAGTGTATCGTCTTCGTTACAACCCTAACGTGGATCAGTCAATGAAGGGGGACGATGTACTTGCATTTGATCTTGATTCTAACCCTGTTCGTGTTTTAGTCGGTGAAGCTAAGTTTAGATCGACTCCTTCAAAAGCTGTAGTTGAGGAGCTTGTTGACGCACTGGTTAGATCCCACTCTGCTAATATACCTGCATCTCTGCAGTTTGTTGCTGATCGCTTATTTGATTCAGGGAACGACGAGTTGGGTGCGAAGGTCATGGCTTGCAATGTCCTGTTTGCTCAGGGACGCCTACAATTGGATTATGTTGGCTTACTCGTAAGCACAAGGGATGCTCATCGTCACATGGAGAGGAACGCTAAATTAAATGTGCACCGTCTTGCTGTAATATCGCTCGGGTTATCAGACCCCGAGGGGATTGTGACTGCATCCTATGCCAGGGTTGGTGAATACGTATGAGTCTCTCCGTCCAGAACGCTCAGATTATGCTGGAGTCAATGCGCACAAGGAGAATCCAAAATATCGTAGCACAATCTAAGGCCAAGCAGGTCTTAAGAGAGGTACGCGAAGACCCCGCAAACTTCCCAAATTTTGAATCAGACCTTGATGATCGGGTCACGTTTATTGCTTATGGGCTATTGGCCGCCGGTTGCAGCCTGGTTGAACGGAATGCAACAGCCGAAGGCCATGTGGAGTTGCAGGCCGCCGCAGATATACTTGAATCGGCACACAGCACAGAGATTGCGACCAATCAAGCAAGTGCGATGCACTGTCTAATTGGTGCTATGGCTTTCTATGCTTGCGGCCAATACTCTAGGGCATTTGTAC contains these protein-coding regions:
- a CDS encoding PilZ domain-containing protein, with the protein product MEKGKENTDRRRHRRFHAVSGVFAVNAKFGQIVDISRSGLSFRYVEKKGWPKELFERGVLFGDDDFCLDNMHIKTVSDCVLADSITTTQATIRRCGIEFCDLSSQQKSDLEYFIWANTAGEMEIDFEAN
- a CDS encoding alpha/beta hydrolase, whose translation is MKMVILLCLLVLLGGIVFGCQHKMIYHPRGYPGDASMESMVRLEYDTDQGAQTSFYYADEAHPDVLPEKVWIIFGGNATVALDWYGFAKGFSARESTGFLLMEYPGYGLCAGRPSSKSILTATRQAVAKLSDYLQTDPRTLEGRISVVGHSLGAAAALQYAVTIPVEKVVLISPFSSLRDMAALVVGIPLNYLLFENYDNRARLRELFDHTSFPDVVIIHGTQDEVIPVRMGRELSGLSSRIIYKQVDNCGHNSILSIAEERIYAAMRFADL
- a CDS encoding bifunctional 4-hydroxy-2-oxoglutarate aldolase/2-dehydro-3-deoxy-phosphogluconate aldolase, with translation MKNIPVIGILRGVEQDFFREIMAASFENGLEAIEITMNTPGAGRIVAECRALVPQGKLLGMGTIRSLDEAKAAVDAGAMFMVTPNLDTAVIDFAVLQKIPIVAGALTPTEVYNAWRAGADLIKVFPCGALGGASYIKDLLGPFDDLPLAAVGGVTFENVGDFFRAGAVSVGVSTALFGKQALQGKNAENIGNNVKKFIDRCLQIKDGLLSAT
- a CDS encoding aldolase catalytic domain-containing protein; protein product: MYRPEIKVIDCTVRDGGLMNKWQFDKKFVRQVYDALVEAGVDYMEIGYISSESAFSRDEVGPWRFCAEEDIQTILKGEEKKIKLSVMADIGRVAHDDIPPRSESSLDMIRVACYVHQIDAAIELAHHCMDKGYEATINLMAVSTVGIRELEEGLSDLSKSRVSVIYLVDSFGAFYSEDIDTLARKYMESLPGKTIGIHTHNNQQLAFANTISAIISGINYLDATLYGIGRGAGNCPLELLIAFLKNPKFRVRPLIKAIEEQILPWEKKISWGYYVPYMITGTMNQHPRTAMAIMESENRENLVEYYDQMTSTAT
- a CDS encoding ORF6N domain-containing protein, whose product is MSDNLPTLPQEAIQNRIFTIRNRQVMVDRDLAELYDVSTKVLNQAVKRNLQRFPDAFRFQLTENEKTELVTNCDRFEKLKHSSTPPCVFSEQGVAMLSAVLRSETAVNVSIQIMQAFVAMRKFFAHDAAIFQRLEKIERKQLETDEKFEQVFNAIESKEIQPKQGVFFEGQIFDAYRFFSDLIRTAGKSIILIDNYIDDTVLTLFSKRKKDVLLTIITKTVSRRLKLDIKKFNEQYPPVSVKEFGCSHDRFLIIDDSIIYHVGASLKDLGKKWFAFSKMEIGAVDMLGKLESMVKVEE
- a CDS encoding DNA cytosine methyltransferase, which gives rise to MKYISQDKIPVIDLFAGPGGLAEGFSAFQAKGRDVFNICLSVEKDHFAHRTLELRSFFRQFSQGHFRVPIRVRLEELR
- a CDS encoding HNH endonuclease, with the translated sequence MAKAVLTTKVDPSYDDLPEERYHFPHTYLRQMEQAVGDWIIYYEPRRSTGDLSSHGGRQSYFAIARILRIEQDYHLANHYYAFISDYLEFDHPVPFKAGQHYFESILQKDDGKTNKGAFGRAVRLIPDREYDLILQAGFTKVLEATAYDFQLQPGLAYSLGEEPPPYERSIIESVVARPFRDAAFAVTVKEVYHDTCAMTGLKIINGGGRAEVQAAHIQPVSKNGPDSIRNGMALSGTVHWMFDRGLLSIDDDFSILIAKDRLPDTALRLINENRRLILPQRTDMRPHKHYLNYHRENIFKG
- a CDS encoding DUF1837 domain-containing protein, which encodes MTKIKTGGKKTIFPLGPHPLPPHPCGIHLTATDQNTENDVPHRVLQDEHLQPAEFSAAMAQWIVNHHLSPEAIERDRMRCEALARQGLIDPVQRFPINLSTQKGNWAEILLAEYVSASCAVNVPVYRLRYNPNVDQSMKGDDVLAFDLDSNPVRVLVGEAKFRSTPSKAVVEELVDALVRSHSANIPASLQFVADRLFDSGNDELGAKVMACNVLFAQGRLQLDYVGLLVSTRDAHRHMERNAKLNVHRLAVISLGLSDPEGIVTASYARVGEYV